Below is a window of Cytophaga hutchinsonii ATCC 33406 DNA.
GAAAGTAAAATAATTTATCTTAAATGAATAGTAAACAGTAACTCATTTGTGCGATGACAGCCCTCGAAAGAAAAGAACAAACAGAAACATTTCTTAAAACATTAGGTATTCCTGTACAGGATGAACTACCTGTGATCGAAGAAGAAAGCGACGTACACATCAGAACTGTTCAGGAGATCACAGCGCGCATCATGATCTTAACGTATCTGAATTGTCTTGTAACGCAGGAAGAACTGCAGCCCATCATTCTGGAGTACCTGCAGACTCACGGCTTATGGGCAAAGGTTTCACCAAATGAAAAACGCTTGTTTGAAAAAACGTCGTTTACTGATGAAGAAAAAGATCTGATCGCTATGCGGGCAGAATGCATTTGGGTATTACTTTGGTCGATTAATAAAGTTGAACGTCTTACATTGCCTACACGTGAAGTAAACGTTGATGAACTTTTTCCATTGCTCCCGCCATTCCTGGATGATCCATTCGATTATATCAAAGACGCGAGCCTTCGAACCGCAACGGAGATATTAAATGAAGCGGATTTTATATTCAGATTAAACTGGGCAATGAGTAAAACACCTGTGGAAGGTTTGAATGCGCACATTGCTTTTGAACGGTACTTTACTGTAAACTGGATCACATCGGTGCGCATGGAATGGGAAGATCAGCCGGTTTAATTCGAAACGATGAATGGTTTTAAAAATGACAAGCCAATAGGTTTGCGTTTATTTAAAACAATTGAGCCAAACCAATTGAATTATTGACAATAAAATTTCAATGCCATTTTTACAATACAGATTCTCAAACAAACAATTAACAAATCTGACTATGCGATTAATCTATTTCTTTTTACTTACA
It encodes the following:
- a CDS encoding DUF4272 domain-containing protein, with the protein product MTALERKEQTETFLKTLGIPVQDELPVIEEESDVHIRTVQEITARIMILTYLNCLVTQEELQPIILEYLQTHGLWAKVSPNEKRLFEKTSFTDEEKDLIAMRAECIWVLLWSINKVERLTLPTREVNVDELFPLLPPFLDDPFDYIKDASLRTATEILNEADFIFRLNWAMSKTPVEGLNAHIAFERYFTVNWITSVRMEWEDQPV